The Rhodococcus rhodochrous DNA window CAGGTGACGCAGCGCGACGAAACGCTTCACCGGTTCGAGTTCGATGCGCAGGCGCGTGGCGTACCCGAGCGAACCGTACGAGTTGGGGAAGCCGTGGAACAGGTCGGCGTGCTCACCCTCGGGACGGGCCGTGACGATCTCGCCGGACCCGGTGAGGATGTCCATCTCGAGCACCGACTCGTGGGGGAGACCGTTGCGGAAGGACGTGGACTCGATGCCGAGCCCGGTGACGGCGCCGCCGAGTGTGATCGTCTTCAGCTGCGGGACGACCAACGGTGCGAGGCCGTAGGGCAGGGTCGCGTCGACGAGGTCCTCGTAGGTGCACATGCCGGCGACGTCGGCGGTGCGGGCCTGCGGGTCGACGGAGATGACACCGCCGAGACCGGAGACGTCGAGCCCCGGCGCGTTCACCGCGGCGCGGGCTCGGAAGAGGTTCGACGTCTTCTTCGCGAGTCGCACGGGCGCGTCGGCCGGAATCGCGCTGTACGAGCGCAGCAGACGATCTACACCCTGGCGGTGTACCGCCTCCCCGTACGGGACCTTCACACCTGACGATCTCGGCATCTGCATTCGACTCCTTCGGAGCGGCGCATCAGTAGGCACGTCCACAATAGACCCGGCGGTCGCATCCGTCCCGGAACGCGCAGGGCAGGATGGATGCTGTCGTCACAGGCACATTCGAGCCCGCATCAGCAGGGAAGAAGCAGAAGGAGTCGTTCATGGCACAGGTCAGCGCAAGCAGTTCGATCCAGTTGGCGGCAGCTCCCGAGGCGGTGCTCACCGCCCTGGCCGACTACGAGACCGTGCGCCCGCGCATCCTCACCGAGCACTACCGCGACTACCGCGTGATCTCCGGCGGCCGCGGCGACGGCACCGTCGTGCACTGGATCCTCCAGGCCACGGAGAAGCGTCAGCGCGACGTGCAGGCCACCGTGTCGGTGAAGGGCAGTACCGTCACGGAGACGGATGCCAACTCCTCGCTCGTGACGACCTACAGCGTCGTGCCGAACGGGACGGGTTCGACGGTCGTGGTGCTCACGCAGTGGCAGGGCGCCGGCGGCGTCAAGGGTTTCTTCGAGAAGACGTTCGCGCCGCTCGGCCTGAAGAAGATCCAGCAGCAGGTGCTCGAGAACCTGAAGAAGGAAGTCGACTGAGCCCGGTTCCGTCGACCTCGGCGTCTGTGCCGACCCCGATGCGCGGCGACTAGGCTGGCATCACAAACGTGCAGAAAGGACGTGCCGTGCAACCCGGTGGTGGAATGCCCGACATGCAGCAACTCCTCGCTCAGGCCCAGCAGATGCAGCAGCAGCTCGTCGCTGCGCAGAACGAGATGGCGCAGGCAGAGGTCACCGGCCAGGCCGGCGGTGGCCTCGTGACGGCGACGGTGAAGGGCACGGGCGAGGTCGTGTCCGTGAAGATCGATCCGAAGGTCGTCGACCCCGAGGACGTCGAGACCCTGCAGGATCTCGTGGTCGGTGCGATCGCCGACGCCTCGGCGAAGGCTCAGGAGATCGCGGCCGAGAAGCTCGGTCCGCTCGCGGGTGGGCTCGGCGGCGGAATCCCCGGCCTGCCCGGTTTCTAGAGGTCGGCGTTGTACGAAGGACCGGTACAGGACCTCATCGACGAGCTGGGCAAACTTCCGGGCGTCGGCCCGAAGAGTGCCCAGCGCATCGCGTTCCACCTGCTCTCGGTCGAGCCGCCCGAGATCGACCGCCTGCAGGCGGCGCTGCAGCGGATTCGCGACGGCGTGCAGTTCTGCGAGGTCTGCGGAACGGTCTCCGACCAGCAGCGTTGCCGCATCTGCTCCGATCCTCGCCGCGACCGCACAGTGATCTGCGTGGTCGAGGAACCGAAGGACGTGCAGGCGATCGAACGCACCCGTGAGTTCCGGGGGCGCTATCACGTCCTCGGTGGTGCGCTCGACCCGCTCAACGGCGTCGGCCCCGACCAGCTGCACATCCGCGAACTGCTCACCCGCATCGGCAATCAGGAGGACGGCGTCGACGTCTCCGAGGTGATCATCGCGACCGACCCCAACACGGAGGGCGAGGCGACGGCCACCTATCTGGTGCGCATGCTGCGCGACTTCCCGGGGCTGAGCGTCACCCGTCTGGCCTCGGGTCTGCCGATGGGTGGCGATCTCGAGTTCGCCGACGAGCTGACGCTCGGACGGGCGTTGTCGGGGAGGCGGGCGATGTGACCGTGCGCAGCACGGAGGCATCGCACCGGGGTGAGCCGGAGAAGCGTCGCCGGACTTCCGACGAGACCAGGAAGTTGATCATCGACGCTGCGGGGAAGGCGTTCGCGACGCGCCCCTACCGCGACATCACGCTCAAGGACATCGCGGAGGAAGCGGGAGTCAGCGCACCGCTGATCATCAAGTACTTCGGCTCGAAGGAGCAGTTGTACGAGGAGCTCGTCGACTTCCAGTACGGCGCGCAGGTGCTGTTCGACGGACCGCTCGAGAGCCTGGGGGAGCGGATGGTCGCGATGCTCGCCCGCCCGCTCGAGCCCTACAAGCCGTTGTCGATGAACATCCTGTTCATGAGCGGGGGCAGCGAGGAGAGCAACCGCATGCTCCGCGACAACTACTCCGCGCAGATGGTCGACGCGCTCGCCGCGCGGCTACCGGGGCCGGATGCCCGTCTCCGGGCCGAGCTGGCGATGTCGGCGGTGATGGGGTTGGCGATCATGCGGCGCCGCATGATGCAGGAGCGCGCGACCGGCACGGTCGAGGAAGTCGTGGCCATGTACGCGCCGCTGGTCCAGCGGTTGCTCGACGGAGACGGTTCTTAGCAGCACGAATGACCTTGGTCACTCCTCTTGAGGGTAAATAGCCGTTCACCTAATGTGGTGAACGGCTATTTACCTGTTTGTCGAGGAGGGGGTGTCGATGTCGATCTCGCTCCCCCTACGCCTGCACGTGGCGGGTAGGTCCGCCTCCGCGCCGACGCGCTCGGCGTCCGGAACGAAGAAGGCGAGCGGACCGGCGGAGAAGAAGACGCGTAACCTGCGGCATCTCGTCTTCCCGGTTCTCGCGGTCGGTGCCGTCTTCCAGGCCATCATGCAGACCGTCATGGTCCCGCTCCTGCCGAGCATGCCGGGCTTCACCGGCGCCGGACCCACCGCCGTGTCGTGGCTGGTGACGAGCACCCTGCTGGTCGGTGCGGTGATGACGCCCATCTTCGGCCGTCTCGCCGACATGATCGGCAAGAAGCGGATGCTCCTCATCGCGTTCTCGCTCATGACCCTCGGCTCGCTGATCTGCGCGCTGACCTCGGACATCGGACTGCTCATCGTCGCCCGTGGCCTGCAGGGCGCCGGCGCGGCGGTGCTGCCGATCGGCATGGCGATCCTCCGCGAGGTCCTGCCCCGTGAGCACGTGGAGCGCTCGATCGCGATGCTCAGCTCCACCCTCGGCATCGGCACCGCGGTCGGCATCCCGTTCGCGGCCGCCATCGTCCAGTTCGCCGACTGGCACCTGCTCTTCTGGATCACCGCCGCCATCGGCGCCGGTGTCGCCCTCGCGGCGTGGATCGTCATCCCGGAATCGGACACCCGCACCGGCGGTCGCTTCGACGCCGTGGGCGCCGCCGGCCTGTCCGCCGCCCTGGTGTGCCTGCTCGTGCCCATCACCCAGGGCAGCACGTGGGGCTGGACGAGCCCCGCGGTGCTGCTCTCGTTCGCAGCGTCGGTGCTGCTGTTCGTGCTTTGGGGCGTGCAGCAGCTGCGCAACCGCAACCCGCTCGTCGACCTGCGTGTCTCGGCCCACCGTTCCGTCCTCGCGCCGCACCTGTCGGCACTGCTCGTCGGGTTCGCCTTCTACGGCAACACCCTCATCACCACGCAGCTTCTGCAGGCGTCGTCCGAGCACGGAGCCGGATACGACCTGACCATCCTCCAGGCCGCGGCCTGTCAGCTCGCCGCGAGCTTCGCGATGATGATCTTCGCGATCGTGGCCTCCCGGATTACCGAGCGTTTCGGACCCAAGATCACGATCATGACCGGCGCGGTCTTCCTGCTCGCCGGTTACAGCGTCCACGCGGTGCCCGGAAAACCGCTGGGGCTCGTGGTCGCCGCCATCTTCGTCGCGGCCATCGGCACGTCGCTCGTGTACTGCACGCTGCCGGTGCTCCTGCTCGGCGCGGTGCCGCTGTCGCAGAACGCCGCGGCGAACGGCGTCAACGTCCTGCTCCGCACCGTGGGCAGCACCGTCTGCAGCGCGGTCGTCGCCTCGGTGCTCGCGGCCCACACCCTCGCAGGCGGGCTCGGCATCGGCACCGCGGGTTTCGTGATCGCCTATCTCGTGTGCGCCGGCTGCGCCGTGGTCGTCTTCGTCTCGGGCTTCGCGCTCCCGTCGAAGCAGGCCCTGCGGCCGGTCGGGAACTGAGCCCGGCCCGCTCCTGCCGGAACAGTTACGGCCCCGCACCCCGGTGATGAAACCGGAATGCGGGGCCGCCCCTCCTGTCCCCCAGGCCTGGCGGTGCGTCAGTGTTCGACGCCCAGATCGCTCGGACGGTAACCGAGGGGGTAACCCGGATACGTCCGGTTGGTGGCGTTGCCCGCCGACAGCGACACGCGTCTCTTCGGCAGTCGCCGCACGAACGCCGACCGTGCCCGCAGCGCGCCCTCGACGATCTCCGTCAGCTGCGGTGAGCTCTTCGGGAAACCGAACGCCGACGCCATGCGGTCGTCGATCAGCGCGAAGACGACCTTCTCGATGCCCTTGTTCAGCACCTTCGGGTACCACGACTGGAACAGTCGCAGCGTGTAGGTGCCGATGGCGTGGTTGTCGTCGCTGTAGGTGAACTTCTCGCGCTCGTATTCGAGCTTGAACCGGTGGAACTCCTGGAACGACTCCGGGATGTCCTTGATGCCCATCCGGATGCCCACCTGGCGGTAGAAGTAGAACGACGCCAGGCGCTCCTTCGGGTGCAGGCGACGCCACCCGTAGCGGTCGATCCAGTCGAGCGGGTCGTACACGAAGGTCGACAGGACGTACAGCATGTCGTCGTTGTCGATCGAGTACTTGCCGTGCATCCGGTTGATGTTGCGCAGCGACTCGCGTCCCCGCTCGGCGTCGTAGCCGTGCTCGACGAGCTCGGCCATCAGCAGCGCCGTGTCGTCGTACCGCTTCTGCGGCCGCTTCTCGAACTCGCCGGTGCGGGCGAGCAGCTCCGAGATGCTGGGCACGCAGTAGGTGCGGAAGAGGGCGAACTCGAGCGACCGCTGGTAGTCCCACGGGAACTCGTAACCGGCGGTGATCCGCACGATGTCCTGGTGCTGCGTGACCGGGTCGAGCTCCTCGATCACCTTGACCCAGCCCATCCGGCCACGCTTCGGGTGCGGGTCCCTGTTCGGGGGTGGGAACGTACCGGCCTTCTCGATACGTGCCTCGGGCTTCGCGACGACGGCGGCCTTCCGGCTGCGGGTACGCGGGGGAGTGGTCGTCATCGGCTCACCTTCCGTGCATGAACTCGAGCATCGCCTGCGAGATCTTCAGGTCGCGCTCCGGACGCTCGAGGCTCATGAGCTTGAGCGGCGAGCGGAACTTCGCCACCGTGACGGACTTGGGACGGCTGAACTCGCGCAGGCCGTCGGCGCCGTGGATGCGGCCGAAGCCGGACTCGCCGATGCCGCCGAAGGGCAACGAGGCGATGGCGGCGAAGCCGAGCACCGAGTTGACCGACACCATGCCGTTGCGCAGGCGCTCGGCGAGCTGACGGCCCTTCTTCTTGTTGCGCGTGAAGATCGACGCACCGAGACCGTAGTCGGTGCCGTTCGCGCGTTCGACAGCCTCGTCGAGATCGCGGACCTTGTTGACGACGACCGTCGGGCCGAAGGTCTCCTCGCACACCGCGGCCGAGGTCTCGGGCACGTCGGTGAGGATGACGGGCTCGACGATGCGCTCCTGCACCGAATCGAGCCCGCCGAGGACGGCCTTGCCACCGGACTTCAGGGCGTCCTCGATGTGACTGCGCACGATGTCGACCTGGCGCGGAAGCGTCATGGGGCCGTAGGTGGAGTTCTCGTCGCCGCCCGGCTTCGCGCGCCGGACGGTGGCGGTGAGCTTGTCGAGGAACTCGCGGTAGACCGGCTCCTCGACGTAGATGCGCTCGACACCCGCGCAGGTCTGGCCGGCGTTACCGAACGCACCGAAGGCGGCGAACTCGACGGCCTCGTCGATGTTCGCGTCGGCCGCGACGATCATCGCGTCCTTGCCGCCGCATTCGGCGACGAGCGGGGTGAGCGACTCGGCGCACACCGCCATGACCTTGCGGGCGGTGGGGCCGGAGCCGGTGAAGGCGACCTTGTCGACACCCGAACGCACGAGCGTCGAACCCGTCTCACCGAGACCGGTGATCACCTGGAAGACCGGCTGGGTGGGGGCGATCGAGTTCCACTTGTCCTCGAGCCATTTCGCGACACCGGGAGTGAGCTCGCTCGGCTTGAAGACGACGGCGTTGCCGGCGGCCAGCGAGTAGGCGATCGAACCCATCGGGGTGTACACCGGGTAGTTCCAGGGGCCGATCACGCCGATGACACCGAGGGGCTTGTACTCGAGGGTCGCGGCCTGGTTGAAGCTCGCGACGCCCGAGGGCACCTTGCGAGGCTTGAGCACCTTCTTGGCGTTCTTGGCCGCCCAATCGAGGTGCTCGACCGCCAGCATGACTTCGAGGAAGGCGTCGCCGAAGGGCTTGCCGGTCTCCTTCGCCACCACCGATGCGAGCGAGGTCGCGTCGGACGCGATGGCCTTCTTGAACTCGAGGAGCCAGTCGCGGCGGCCGCGGAAGCCCTGCGCCTCCCACCAGCGAGCGGCGACGCGGGCGCGCTCGACGGCCGCGCCCACGGCGGCCTCGTCGGCGATCGGATACTCGGCGATCACCTCGCCGTTCCGGGGGTCGAGGCTGGCGAAGGTGTCGGTGTTCGCTGCCGTGGATGCCTTGTCCGAACTGCTCTTCGCGTTCTTCGGACTGGTGAGGTTCTGGGTCATGTTCGACACTTCCTGGTGGACCACATCACATATATTTGATGTGATAGCTGTAGTGGACATCACATTAGGCGTTCGCGGGCCAATTGGACAACCCCCGTGCGCAGTTGTCCGGATTCCTACAGGAGACACGATGGCGGCACCGACACGTAGCCCCGGGACAGCGGCGGATCACGCTGCGGCATCCCGACGTTCGGAGGGGGCCGTGCGGCGCCGTCCGCAGCTTTCCGACGAGGTGGCCGGCCACCTCCGCGGTTCGATCATGTCCGGCGCGTTGCGTCCGGGCGACTTCATCCGGCTCGACGAGACCGCGGTCGAACTCGGCGTCAGCGTCACCCCCGTCCGGGAGGCGCTGCTGACGCTGCGCGGGGAGGGGATGGTCGAATCCGCCCCGAACCGCGGCTACCGGGTCTCGCCTCTCACGCGCGGCGACATCGACGACATCTTCTGGCTGCAGGGACAGATCGCCGTCGAGCTCGCGCTCCGAGCGGTCGACCGTGCCACGCCGGCCGACCTCGAGCGTCTGGCCGAACTCAACGAGAGGCTGCGCATGCTCGTCGTCATTCCGGAGGGAGTGACACCCGACATCGAGCGGATCGCCGACGCGGAGTTCGACTTCCATCGCGAGCTCAACCGCATCGCCGACAGCCCCAAGCTCGCGTGGTTCCTCAACACCGCCGCGCGCACGATTCCGTACCGCCTCTACGCGCGGGACGCCGAGTGGGGAACGCTCGCCATCCGGTCGCACACGAAGCTGATCGAGGCGATCGCTGCGCAGGACCACAGCGAAGTGATCACGCAGACGCTGGTGCAGTTCGAGGACGCGGCCGCGCGGCTGGTCGCCCACCGTGAGCGAGCGGGTGTCGATTCGCCTTCCGGATAGGCACTTGCCTATCTGAGTACGGGTGTGCACAATTTGTATGACAGTGCTGCACCCGTACTTTCACCATCAGGAGACCTCCGATGACGACCCACGCCGAAGAGCGCGTCCCCGCCGTCACCACCGACGAACCGGAGGCGATCCCCGCTCCGCTTCCGGCGGGCTCGGTCGAACTGGCCGACTTCGTCGGTGAGTCGATGCTTCTGCTCGGAGCCGGTGCGACGGTCCTCCTGCAGCTGGCATCGCGCGGTGTCGGGTACGGCGTCGCCGATCACAGCTCCACCCTGCAGCGGCCGCTCGACCGGCTGCGCACCACGATGACCTACGTCTACGCGGTCACGCTCGGTACTCCCGAGGAGAAGAAGCAGATCGTCCGGATGGTCAACAAGGCGCACGTCCCGGTGCGTTCGGAGACCTACAACGCCTTCGATCCCGAACTCCAGTTGTGGGTCGCGGCAACGCTGTACCGCAACGGTGTCGACATGTACCGGCGGATGTTCGGGCCTCTCACCGATGCCGACATCGAACGCATCTACCGCCAGTCCGCGGTCTACGGCACGGCTCTGCAGGTCAAGGACGACATGTGGCCGAAGACGCGGGAGGAATTCGACAGGTACTGGGACGAGATGATCGCGACCTTCGAGGTCGACCGGAAGGTGCGTTCCTTCACCCGCAATCTCCTCACCGGCGGCGACGCCCCGCTTCCCGTTCGCGCCCTCATGCCGCTGCAGCGCTTCATGACGATCGGCCTTCTCCCGCAACGCATGCGCGACGAATTCGCGCTGCCGTGGAGCCCGCGCGACCAGCGGCGCTTCGACCTGTTCTGGAAGGTGGTCCCGCCGATCTACCGCGCGGTGCCCAGGCCGATCCGCCAGCTGTCGGCCACCTACTACCTCAACGACATGCGCCGCCGGATGAAGGCGCACGGACACGTCATCTGAGTTCTCCAGCGAGAACGCCGAGTGGCCGGACGTACGTCCGGCCACTCGGCGTTTCCCGTCCGACGATCACACGGCGCTGTCGCGTTCGAGACCGAACCAGTAGTGCTCGCCGTCGTCGAACACCAGCGAACCCTTGCCGTTCATCACCCCGACGACGGTGTCGTCGTCGACCTTCTTGAAGTGGTCGAAGACCGGCATGCCGTCGTAGACCATCGTCGCCGTCACCTCACCGCGGAAGACGATCTCCCACAGGCTCGCCTCGCCGCGTCCGGTCTTCGTGTCGGAGAACAACTCGCCGTCCTCGCCGTAGCACACGAGCGGCTGGACCTCGGACACCGACGCGAACGTCTTTCCGTACCACCGCGACGTGCCGAGCAGCGTATGGGTGCGGTGCCCGGTGTCGAAACTGAAGCCCTTCCACCGGTATCCGACGAGATCGTCGATGCGTGCCGGAGCGAGATGCTCCCAGAGGGCATCGAGTTCGCGAGGATCGATCCGGTCGGTGCGGGCGCGCAGTTCCTCGAGTCGCTGGACGACGTTCATGTGTTCCCCTGGATGTCGAAGGTGAGTACGGCTTTGACGACCTCGCCGGAGGTGACAGCGGCGAGAGCGTCGTCGAGTTTCGTGAAATCGAAGGTCTGCACGAGTTCGTCGACGGGGAAACGCCCGTCGCGCCACAGCGCGGCCAGCTCGGGAAGGAACCGGTGGGGATCGACGTCGCCCTCGATGACTCCGGTCAGCGTGCGACCGGACAACAGATGGGTCTGGTCGATCGAGACGGGATTGCGGCCGGCACGCAGTCCGAGGGTGGCGCAGACACCGGGACTGGTCAGAGACGACAGTGCCTGCCGGATCACGGATTCGGTGCCCACGGCCTCCACCGCGTAGTCGGCACCACCGCCGGTGAGACGACGCAGATGGCGTCCGAGGTCGTCGTGATCGTCGGGGGAGAGGACCTCGGTGGCCCCGAGCGATCGCGCGACGCCGTGCCGTCGCGGATTCGGGTCGACGCCGATGATGCTCTCGCACCCGGCGATACGCGCTGCCATCACCGCGGCCGTGCCGACGGCGCCGAGACCGAAGACGACGATCGTCGACCCCTGTTCCGGTCGCAACACCTCGAGAACGGTTCCGGCGCCGGTCGCCAGGCCGCACCCGAGCGGACCCGCCAGTGCCACCGGAACATCCGCCGGCAGACGCACGGCGTTGCGTTCGGTGGCCACGACGAGCGAGGAGAACGACGACTGTCCGAACCAGTTGCCGTGCACCGGTGCTCCGTCGGCGTCGCGGAGCACGGCCGAGCCGTCGGTGCGCACACCGCTGTAGTTGAGCGGGGCGAATCGCGTGCAGTAGGCGTGCCGTCCCCGGGCGCAGTTGCGGCACGTGCGGCACGAGTCGAATCCGAGGACGACTCGGTCGCCGACCGCGAGAGCGGTGACCGCCGAGCCCACTTCGGTGACGACTCCGGCACCCTCGTGTCCCAGTACGACGGGCGTCGGGACGGGAACGCCGCCCGCGGCGGCGGTGAGGTCGGTGTGGCAGATCCCGACCCCGTGGATCTGTACGAGCACTTCCTCGTCGCGCAGTTCGGGCACGGTCACGGTCTCGAGCCGCAGCGGTGCACCGTACTCGCGGAGTACCGCTGCGGTCGCGGTGCGGGTCATCCCACCGCCTCCGGCGAACCGGTGTCGCCGAGCAGCACCGAGAGCATCAGCTGCTGCACCCTGCGCTGCCGGGAGGGGGTGGGCAGGAAGTGCACGAGGTTGCCGGTGTCGAGCACGAGGTTGAGCGCGGCGTGCACGAGGAAGCGGCATTCGACGGCGGGCAGCTCGGGGCGGAGCTCCCCGACCAGACGGGCCCATTCCTCGATGTTGAGCCGCTGGATGTTCCGCAGGTCGCTGCGATGATGCGCGGGCAGGTTGCCGACCTCGGCGAAGTACACCGACATCAGTTCGCTGTTCTCGAACGACATCCGGACATACGCCTCGGTGAGGACGTCGAGGGCCTGCGCGGAGGTCGTCGAGTCGGCGAGCGCTTCGCCGATGATCATCGCGACGCGATCACCGGCCCGGTGGAAGGCGGCGGCGAGCAGATCGGCCTTGCTCGCGAAGTGACGGTAGACGCCGGACGCGTTGATACCTGCCGCAGCACCGATCTCCTCGATGCTCACCTCGTGATAGCCCCGGGCGTCGAAGAGCAGCACGGCCTCGTGCAGGAGGACCTCACGCTTGTTCGCCACGGACAGCCCACCCGGCTCGGGAGTCGGTGCGGGTTCGTCGATGTCGGGCACCAGATCGGTTGCTGCGACCGCTGTGCACGCGTCGAGCAGGAGCTGCTGCAGGCGCCGGTTGGACAGCGGGACGCGGTGAGTGGTGATGGAGCCGATGACGCTGAGCATCGCGCTGCTGAGCAGCACGTAGTCGTCGTCGGTGAGATCGGGCCGCAGCCGCGCGACCGTGCGGGCGAGATGGCGGTTGAGTGCCCGCATCTTCGAGCGGATCTCACTGTGGTCCTCACCCGTGAGGTAGCGGCGTTCCCAGCGGTACAACCCGCCCGTCCGGCGGTTCTCGATCGTGGTGCGGATGAGCGCGAGGAGTTTGCGTTCGAGCTCCTCGGCGGCGTCGAGTCCGGTGCCGTTCGCTCCGCTCTGTTCGTCGAACTCCGCGAGGGCGGAGCCGAGGGCGTCGGCGAGGGTGACCACGGCATGGTGGAACAGGGCGTACTTGTTCGGGAAGTGCCGGTACAGGGCGGGGCCGGAGATGCCGACGGCAGTGGCGATCTCGTCGATGCTCACGCCGTGGTAGCCGCGTTCGCTGAACGCCTCGGCCGCGACCGTGGCGATCTGTGCCTTGCGGTTCTTCGGCCGGCGCCGCACGGTGGGGGTCGGGGTGCCGGTCTTCGCGGCTGTGCGTGCCCCGACCTGCGCTTGTTCGGGCACCCTGCCTCCTCGTCGTGGATCCTGTTTCCTGCCGCGATGTCGCGGTGAATGTTCGTCGGCCTCAAAGGTAACAGTCGCACCCCCTGCGAAGAAACACTACTTTCGGGTAAGAATCGCCAAAACTGCAGGACAGAACGTATTGACAAACCAGCACCCAGACCGCAAAGTTAACACCAATTCTTCAGCTGCGTCACCGCTGGGCGCATACGGAACCGTCACGACAGCGGCACTTTTCGAAGGACCGAGGAGGACTCGTGAGAACCCGATTCACCGAGATTTTCGGGGTGGAGCATCCCATCGTCCAGGGCGGCATGATGTGGGTCGGCCGCGCCGAACTCGTGGCCGCCGTGGCGGAGGCGGGGGCGCTCGGCTTCATCACCGCATTGACCCAGCCCACCCCGGAGGATCTCGTCCGCGAGATCGAACGGACGCGCGAACTCACCGACAAGCCGTTCGGCGTCAACCTCACGATCCTGCCGTCGATCAATCCGCCGCCGTACGCCGAGTACCGCCAGGCGAT harbors:
- a CDS encoding TetR/AcrR family transcriptional regulator; the encoded protein is MPEQAQVGARTAAKTGTPTPTVRRRPKNRKAQIATVAAEAFSERGYHGVSIDEIATAVGISGPALYRHFPNKYALFHHAVVTLADALGSALAEFDEQSGANGTGLDAAEELERKLLALIRTTIENRRTGGLYRWERRYLTGEDHSEIRSKMRALNRHLARTVARLRPDLTDDDYVLLSSAMLSVIGSITTHRVPLSNRRLQQLLLDACTAVAATDLVPDIDEPAPTPEPGGLSVANKREVLLHEAVLLFDARGYHEVSIEEIGAAAGINASGVYRHFASKADLLAAAFHRAGDRVAMIIGEALADSTTSAQALDVLTEAYVRMSFENSELMSVYFAEVGNLPAHHRSDLRNIQRLNIEEWARLVGELRPELPAVECRFLVHAALNLVLDTGNLVHFLPTPSRQRRVQQLMLSVLLGDTGSPEAVG